The Capsicum annuum cultivar UCD-10X-F1 chromosome 1, UCD10Xv1.1, whole genome shotgun sequence sequence AAAAGATATTTACGCATCTCTTTAAAATGTGAGATTTTGATATGTTACCTACTACAATAGGTAAAGATGGCGTGGtgctataaaaaaatatttacagcaaTGATGTATGTTACTTAAattatacccgaaaagtcgaaactacacctaaactatactagtgacctattacacattttaactataaaaaagtgatattattacctccccgcgacccccattataaggcgcgtgtgttacacttattttaggcgcgtccagcctattaaataacaaaagtaaacgactaaaaacattaagggaaaagacatcgtttccaccccaaactatagtcgaaaagtcgaatccacacataaactatataagtgatctattacacaccttaactataaaaaagtgatactttttactgacgtggtgctgacgtggcagcgcgcgtaaaacactacaccacatgcaagtggtggtagcctgacagggtgtaaatagtttcacttttttatagtttaggtgtgtaataggtcactagtatagtttaggtgtggcttcgacttttcgggtatagtttgaagtggaaacgatgtcttttccctaaAAGAATAGAAACATTTGCACTGTGTAATCGTCCACCAAAAAAGTCgtcacaaaatatattttttgtataatagTGAGTGTATATATTCTTATATTTGGCTAGCAAGTGTAATTATTTTGACGGGCTGACcctaaaaataactattttctctttttcaacttATGTGATTGACTTTCTTTTTAAGTCAGTCCCAAAAAGATTGACAGATATATATAGTTAGtgacaatttaactttaaaatgtttattttatccttagtgaAATAATTTATAGTCATACAAACATGTATGATCTATTTTAGATTACAAGTTTTAAAagtctttctttcttaaattccATGTCACGTCAAAGTAACTCATATAAATTGAAACGGCGAAAGCACTTCATAAAAAATGGAAAATACCTGAAAATAGGGTTGATCAGTACCTACTACAACATATTATTAGAATACTGATAGTATAAAATTTTCACACTACCAGTATGTATAAGTTGAAATCCACCTTTTATACTAGtttgtttttcttattattattaaagtAATTGTTTATATTTTGTAGGTGGTCAAGAATTGCAGCTCGTCTTCCGGGAAGAACTGATAACGAAATCAAGAATTTGTGGAATACTCATCTCAAGAAAAAGCTTCTTAAATCTGGAATTGATCCAGTAACACATCAACCAATAACTGATCCAAATTTACTTCTTAGCCTTTCTAATTTGATGAACCCTTTTGAATCTGCTCTTAGGTTACAAGCAGAATTTACTGAAATAGCCAAAATTCATcttattcaaaacataattcaagtccTAAATACTCCCCTAGCTCCATTAATTCCATCTTTACAAGAAAATTATCCCATGCAACAACTGTACAATAATATTCTTGCACCATTTGACCAAATTCTTGCTAATGAACCCTCTCCAATTTCGAAGAATTTATCGGACAATATGGTCGTAAATTCGGGTATTTTGGAGAATAATATGATTAATAATGGATATAGTAAAGTGTGTGAGGTTG is a genomic window containing:
- the LOC107853687 gene encoding transcription factor MYB41, coding for MGRYPCCKLENDLKKGPWTSEEDEKLVEYIQENGHGNWQLVPKRAGLNRCGKSCRLRWTNYLRPDIKRGAFSNEEEETIINLHSLLGNKWSRIAARLPGRTDNEIKNLWNTHLKKKLLKSGIDPVTHQPITDPNLLLSLSNLMNPFESALRLQAEFTEIAKIHLIQNIIQVLNTPLAPLIPSLQENYPMQQLYNNILAPFDQILANEPSPISKNLSDNMVVNSGILENNMINNGYSKVCEVDNSEYSSLPSLVTITPENSVPFDQKIDIINPSYDDFEALEKSLDDDFWKDISSTMQFV